From a single Gimesia fumaroli genomic region:
- a CDS encoding SMI1/KNR4 family protein, with amino-acid sequence MNEQTYEAFYQAHVETHNVLGCSENEVSVLERMHGVRLPEDYRRFLVLMGREADIRHLIGSHYLFPQLNDLQQWGKELLAGRQMQELPENSFVIMMHQGYQFYFLWNGGVYYFLEGETEFERRFDSFTEWFCCYTFPE; translated from the coding sequence ATGAACGAACAAACTTATGAAGCCTTTTATCAAGCCCATGTTGAAACTCACAATGTCCTGGGATGCTCAGAAAACGAAGTGTCGGTATTAGAGCGAATGCATGGCGTTCGACTGCCGGAGGACTACAGACGGTTTCTGGTCCTGATGGGACGAGAGGCTGACATTCGCCATTTGATTGGCAGCCATTATTTGTTTCCTCAACTAAATGATCTTCAACAATGGGGAAAAGAGCTTCTGGCGGGACGTCAAATGCAAGAGTTGCCTGAGAACTCGTTTGTCATCATGATGCACCAGGGATATCAGTTTTATTTTCTCTGGAATGGAGGCGTGTATTATTTTCTGGAGGGGGAAACTGAATTTGAAAGACGATTTGATTCCTTCACAGAATGGTTTTGCTGCTACACGTTTCCGGAATGA